From Sphingopyxis sp. USTB-05, the proteins below share one genomic window:
- a CDS encoding GFA family protein, with amino-acid sequence MATEITGGCRCGQLRYSFEQDGPLLNYCCHCLDCQKSTASAFADQLIVSTDALTLTGRRVTYSTERPSGGTTTNQHCPDCFSRVCNANTVYPAMTIVRAGTLDDPSDLEPFAHMWTSRKRGWIAIDPAVPTFEETPDPGEFMRLAMERRAG; translated from the coding sequence AAATCACCGGCGGCTGCCGCTGCGGCCAACTGCGTTACAGCTTCGAGCAGGACGGGCCGCTGCTCAACTATTGCTGCCACTGCCTCGACTGCCAGAAATCGACCGCGAGCGCCTTCGCCGATCAACTGATCGTGTCGACCGACGCGCTCACGCTGACCGGACGGCGCGTGACCTATTCGACCGAGCGCCCGTCGGGCGGGACGACGACGAACCAGCACTGCCCCGACTGTTTCAGCCGCGTTTGCAATGCGAACACCGTCTATCCCGCGATGACGATCGTGCGCGCCGGCACGCTCGACGATCCGTCGGACCTCGAACCCTTCGCGCATATGTGGACCAGCCGGAAACGCGGCTGGATCGCAATCGACCCGGCGGTGCCGACCTTCGAGGAAACCCCCGACCCCGGGGAATTCATGCGGCTTGCGATGGAGCGCCGCGCGGGCTGA